GGGTTCTGTCTGCACACCGCTTTCAGGATTTTAAGGGTGTGTTTGCGGTAGCCGTTGTCGGCCGCATCAAGCTGAGCCAGACGTTGCGTTTCCCACGGGTAGAGAGAGAGGTGCCAGGCGTTCACCCAAGGAGAGGTAAGCTCCGGCTGGGCGGTCAGGACCACATCACCCTCACTCAGCAGAGGCAACATGGAGACAAACAAGGGCTGATAGTCACTCTCTGCTCCTTCGAATGCATTTCCAGGCCTGCAGCATGACAACAGAGGAGTGTCAGTTCAATCCAAACAGACATTTCTGTAGAGTTTATTATTTTCTTAGTTATACCAATCACTCAGTTTGTTAGTATGTTTGTTGGTAAGATTACTCATAAACTCAGGTTTGAATGAAAATTATACTGAGGGTGAAGCTAGGTCTATCTTGcatcaaatataaatatttattaatataaatattttttgagcATATATCACAAACTAATCTGGACCAATACATCTTTTTAGATCCAGAGCCTCAGTTCATGAAAGGTGTGTGCACACTTCGTCATACAATATCAAACTGTATTAATTAAGTAATGTCAGCAGTGAATTATTAAATACAAcatgttactgtttaaaaaccACAATTTTCAACAAATCAGCAGTTAAGCATGGGCACACACCGGATCTCCAATCTCAGATCAGGTCCTCCCAGTACAGGTCTGACGATGCAGTCCAAAGTGCTGCTGATTGATGGCCAGTTCACAGTTTCCATGACAGCCTTACTAAACATGTTCACAACAGCTTCTGCAGACAGATAGCCGCCCACCAAATACCTGCAAGACACAAGTAGAGACCCTTGTTTCATGCATTTAACAGCGtctcaaaaaaaccccaaattctATTAATTTTGCTTCTAAAACAGAAAGTGGAGGCCAATACACTATATTAATATGCTACACATGTGTTTGATTTAatacagacattaaaaaaaatgtatggtGATCACCTGTCCCAGTAGCTACGTcctttgggaaaatattctagATTGATCCGTCGGACCATCCAGTGCAGAGGATGTGTGAGCAACGTTTCCTCTCCTGGGATGAGACGCCACAGAGAGGACTCCAGCTGTAGAGGCACCAGCAGGCACGCATGGTCTGCACTGACCACCTAAAGACCAGCACATAACAAAACAATTCCAAGACGTTGCTAGACAAAATCAGAGGCACGTTTCCCATCAGTGGGAGAAGGAAAACTGTTTGTGTTGCGTATACCTGCAAATCATCCAGCAGAGAACCGCCTAGTCTCATATCTCCCAGAGGCATATCTGGGTGACGGCTGTGCAGAAAACCTTGGATCTCAGTGCAGATGTCCAGAGCCACAGACTGAGCCCTCTGCACCTCTTGGGCAGAGAGCGCCGCCCTTGTGTGGTAGTACTGCTGCAGACGCTCCTAAACAGTTCATATgatttaaaatcagttttaatACTCCCTACTTTGTTCTAACACATCTACTACATGTCTATTTATGCCATGTAAGTCATGCAAGGCAACTCCCGAAGTTTATACCGCAACTCTTGATTTGACCATTTAAAAGCACTGCTAACATTTACTgaagaaattattattttacactAATTTCTCTGCTTATGTGGATGTTATGCACAATACCTCAGAGCAATGTCATGCTTGTCTGACTTATTCTGTATCTTCTGCTTGCCCAGCCCACACTGTTTTTTGAATTGGCAGGGCTCTTGGGACTCTGTCAGCCTAACTAGTGCATAATAAATATGTATCCCCTAAGCACTGCACTTTACAAAACATGCTGGACGCGCATACATAAATGAGCCAACAGCAGCGGAGGAACTACAGAGCAGCTGCTGAGACTGAATGCATATTCTCTCTCTTCAAGGGCTCAGAGGTGAAGTGTCAGAGTGTACCTGCAAAGTCAGGGCGCACAGCTGGAGCCTCTTGGACTTTGACTCCGGTTTAGTCTGCACGTCCAGCATCTGAGGCTGCTGGCAGAGATCAGCTGAGTGAAAAGAGAACAGCTGTGATATAATAACAGAAGGCGTCACACAGGATAAgttctgtgtatttgtgtgtccaCTTTCAGTCGCTCAAATACCTTTCTGCTGTTTGGTTGCCTTGGCGACATGCTTCATCACCACGCCCTCTATGCCCTTCCTGATGAGTGTTGGGGAAGGAGAGACCAAACTCAACTCCTCCCAGCTCTCAGCCATCTTCTGCTCCACCTTTTCATCATCTGCTGCGCGGCCTGCGCGCTCTATCAGCTGAACGAAAACACTCATTGTCACGGACGTGCAGCCATGCGTACACTCCACAAATACAATTACATACACAATCACAACCCACAGGCAAATAAATGTTGATAAACAGAACCATCCTCAGGACTTCTGCAGTCCAAAGTGcatgtaagatttttttttttttttttttttttttttaaatgggttaGCATAGAGGAGGTCAAGATGAGGGTGAAAGAATCATAAGAAATCATAATATTTAACACTGACGTAAATACAGCAAAGAAAATGGGGAGAGACGCCATAAGGCATGATTTTTAGATCCATGTGTAATATTGCAAAATTCAGATTTTGCACTTTTACTCGTTTCATCCCTTTTGCAAAACAGGGAAAAGTACATTAAGTAAAAGTACTCATTGTGCATAATAATCTTTTTCAGAATCACAtactttatattatattattataacaGAATTTGAATATTATTAGAATTTAAAATTATTGttactgattaaaaaaacaaggcagcagaagcagaaagtagcacagcacagaaatacTTGATGTACAAGTACATTACAACTGTCCTTAAGCAAAGTACTGGAGTAAAGACACTGAGCTGCATTCCACCACTGCTCTCATCCAGTGGTAGTGGGCAATGAGGAGATGATGGCACCTCATGCACTCTTGTGAACACACCTCTGAGCAGTAGATTTGCATTCACTACCATACAAaagcaaacatacagaaatgTAAAGTATGAAGTATGTATCTAGGTACGGTATTACCTCTAATCAAGAGTACTAGCTACTGGCAGCTACAAGAGTGATGTATAAAGGCGAGAAAAGGCAAAAATGATGAACAAATGATGAGGAATCTGTGATTAATCCCTTTAGATACACAATATTTCCATACTCACTAGGCTTGGGAAAGATGTTGTGATGTGGTACTAACAAACTCAAAAAGCACTCACCCGTTTCACTGCCAGTGTAGCAATCCCCAGCAGAGCCGCACCTCCAACTCCCAGAACCAGCCGGGCATTAGACAGCAGAAAGTCAATCACTACAGCGATGCCTTCCTCTCCTCGCCTCCGACTGCTCTGGAAGTTCATCTTCTCCTTTTTCGTGGTCAGCCTTTGGAAAAGGAGACGACATGTATTTAGAAGAGCAGAAGGCAACACAAGATATGACTGACTGTCAGAGGGAAAACAACATTTATTTTGGGGGTTTCTCTTCGTTTAGAAATAATTGTATGCAACAGCACTCTAAAGTGTTGAAGTCTGAATAATTCATGAAAGTGGAATAGTGTGCACAGCAACATATCTATTTAATATGAATAACGTCACACACATCGAGCAGAGTATTCTTCAAAGATGTGTGGACACattaaagaaactgaagctTTTATACCTGGGCTTGCTTCTTAATCTTTCAACACTCTTTATGTCAATACTTCCATGAGCCACAGAGTATTTCTTAGGATGACAAAACCTGCTCTCATCTTTCTTAAAGCCACATCCCTTCCCAGTTAAAGAACAACTAAACAAGTCGGAAAGTGCTGGCAGAAACAGTGTTACATAAACGAACATGGCTATGATTGTTAGTGGGAATCCTGACAGCTCAGTTTTGACATTGGGAGTGTCATGCTTCAGAACTGTCACTGAAATAATAGTGATGTAGTTCCATGAAGAGAGCTTCACAGACTGGTGTAGCTGACTACACCATTCAGGGCTCTGCTCATTGCTTTAGTAACAGGAATATATGTCAGGAATATGTCTGCAAAGGCTGCCTTGAATATGGTGAAACTAAGGTCATATTTTAGACCTGTAACAGTCacaataaaggtttaaaaaagtaAGTTCACAGGATCAATGTCCGACATGCATCTGCCTAACCGGGCTTGATACAAcaatgttcttttcttttttcatagctAGGTGTCATAGAAAGGCAAGCTAATTAAAAGCAGACTTTCGTGTCATGGTCTTTTTCCACAGGTGTAATCAATCCCATTAATTGCGCTCCTAAGCTCATTACAGTACACCAGCCCTCACTCATGACACCTGGGATTTTCCTGTTGTGACACATCACTCTGTTGGTAAAACATCCCTCCCACTATGAGGTCTATGATCCAGTGCACTGCAAAACTGCAGTTAAGGAGCTCGTTTAACCTGAGTGTAAGCTTCTATAACTGAACATGACAGTGctagaaatgtatttttagtttgTACAAAGCCAAACGTTTGTTGCGCTTATTGCGTTTAGCTCCAGATGCCAGATACCACAAATAGCTATAAGATATTACTCGAAACCATTTCAAACAACTCTGTGTCCTCGCTCCCTGCAAGAGGCACAGGGTCCCAAGACCAAAGGAGCGCTCTATTTATAGACCCAATGCGTCCCCGAGTCATTTAGTTACAGCACGTACAGCATGAGGTGTCACTTTGACTATCAGAACAGAGGTTACTGTTCTGTTATCATCAGGTCAATACTTACATCAATAGTACTGTTGTCCAGTATACTGATTGCTGTCACAATAGTGCTTAATCATACCACCACATTCAAACTGCTAATTAAAgcgtaaaaaatatataaataaataaacaaataaaacaccataTTACAGACACATtagcaccaccaccagcagcaacAGGATATCCTACTAGACTTCAACTGACAGAGGACAGGCAGCTCTCAGTCTTTGccaacattcaaaaacaaactcTACATTCAAtagctgtgagtgtgtgtgaatgggagggttgtaaagttttattttttgccattttcacTTTAAGGCACTGCAAACCTACACAGATTTTTAGGTTTTTATCTTAAGCACATTAAGCTTACATGCAATGAAACGTCTTATATAAATAAACCTGTCACTGCCATTACATATGACACCAACAAAGACattatacaaataaaatgcattttccaTCTGTGCGATAGATTACTGACCAAAGACTAAACATATCACATGTTAAGTATAGCAAATGTAGAAAGGGCAAAGTTAGACTTCTCCCACAGGATTAAAGGATTCGCAGTTTATCCTGCTGACTGGACTGCCAGTATGTTCACAGACAGAGTACTGTGGAAAAGTTTCTACTGTTAATTGACTTCATAATAAGAGTAGTAAACTCTAAAGAAAAAATCTTGGTGTGCTGATCTTTTGCCCTTAAAACAAGCCTTCAAGATATTTGGCATCTTGGAGAATTTGCCACAGATCTTCTGTGGGTTTAGTTTCTCTCCGAGTCGACTGTCTTTACATGAATCTAAGATGCTCCGATTCTGCTGCTTGCTAAAGAGAGTTCTTTGGCTGTTTTCATGTGATGTCACGAAGCAGAACAGTGCAATGCTTTCTCAGCATTTCACTGACAACGTGTTTGGACCAAGTGAGTCAATTTTGCAGAATGTGGCTCCAGACTGTGAGGAACCTTAACCGTGCTTCACGTTTGATTAACCCCCTGTTTAGTCCGTTTCTTTTGTCTGTCTCTTGGTGCTTTTGAGAGAGAGTGTGGAAAGCAGGTCATGACAGAAGCATATGGTGTTGTTTCAACTTTTCTCACTCCTCTTTACCTCTCCTCCTCAGAAACAACTTTTAGATTCTGCTAATCACTCACCTAATTTTATCTATTCTGTtcacctgtttctgtttttacctCCAAATAATATTACATTATTGCGGTTACTGCTTTACTCATGCTCTGGGTTATACCCAAACGAACTAATTGTTTGCATAACTGGTCCTTTAACAGCCTCCAAATACATTGGTGAGGCATTTTCCAAAGGGAGACTTGGAAATTTAAGAGAAAAGACTTCAATTAAGTGTTTCTGTGAAACATCTGGAATCACTTAAAACTTTTGAAGATCTCACTACTAACGACTTGTGACAGTATTTTAGCACTGAAATCCTCTCTCATCTCCAGCCTTACAAAAACAGTCGAAAAATACGTCGACGAAGATGAGTAACATACTGACAGACAGTAAAGTTACACAGCTGTCTGAATAACAACGCAAACGAAAACAAACCGTTTCTCATTGTTAGCAGCTAGCCAGCTtgttagccatgttagcagtCCATTATATAAGTTCTCTCTTCACCCTCCCGATAAATATGCTTACCACTCAGTGCGAAGAAAATGTGATATTCAGGTTCAGAACCATTGGAGTTTGACAGAACACGTCTTTTGATGCTTTTTTGGCAAATAAAAAAGCCTGTCGGCTGTCGTTTGCTGCCATAAATATGGCATAAACAGCCACCTAGCTAACAGCTGGTGGCTTCTTCTTCGTCTTTTTTAATTTCGGTTTTGATAATCATCGTTAAAGGTGCATTAGCGCCCCCTGGTGATGCTCCGGAACAACAACGGTACCTTCAATAACTGTCCGGCTCTCTTCTGTACAGTTTTTCTAACTAATCCGGTTATTTCTATACATTTATCTGaatttctaaaaacaaaaatatttttaaaactgatgcattttatgtgttttacttACTGACACAGACCCAAAATTCTTCAGGTACAAAGGCATCCAAAAGATGTATGTCTTCATATGCAGATTATATATAACACATCTAAACAcggaaaaaaattaaaggaatacCTGCAGTGAATTTTAAAGgacagcttttttcctttttgtggtTCTCCCTTTAAGTTAAATCATCACTTAATAATTAACTATTCCAAAGCTATAAGATGAGATTTCAGTGAAGATGAAAGTTCTCTCCTACTGAAAGTGGCTGACAAGAAAGAAGATTTTTAGACTTTTCAGCAGGCCTTCACTGAAGTTAAATTTCATCAATTCAACATAgtgtaaaaacataaacagctcaTTTGGATCAGATGTTAAATTCTGCAGTAGTTTGTAGAGGAAACTTTAGACAAATACCCCGACTTAGTTCATGAGGTGGAGCTCGTGAGGAAACGGCTTAGGTCAGCTTTCTGctttgaaataataaaatgagaGTACTCTAGATTGAAGTTTTCAGAAGAAATTGTATTTCTGATACCACGGAATCAcaccattaaaataaaatggccATAACTGTATTTGTTTAGCAGTTTGCAGTGACTGGAAAGCTTGCTGTAAATTGTAGTGACATATTTTTCAGCTTCTTACTGATATTGAGCTATTGGAAAATAAGATTTCTCAATAGAAGTGACCAATGTTGATCTTTTAATCTGAAATtctacacttaaaaaaaaaatgcaacaaatacATATTTGTCAGTATGACATAGCAGACTTGAATAAAGAGACTCAAGAGAGGcaaattcagctttatttaatttAGCGAGGACCTTTGTCAGTCAAAACAAATGACAACTAAAAACCCATGAAACCATCTTATGCTCCTCCACTGTCCACACAATCATTTCAACTTTAGCCGAGCTACACAGAGCCATGAACACCCCACGTCCTGTTTTTAGAAAGCAATTTCTCCTCTGAACCAAGGTTATTTTTGCTCATATGTAACTCCATACTAAGCAGTCATCTAATGAGTACCTCTGCCAAAGATGGCCGACTGGAAGCAAGCAACAAATTTATGTTTACACAGCAAACCGCAAGGAAATTGTTTCTTCTCAGACCCAAACTAAACAGGACATAATGGAGGTGCTCAAATTAAAGTTCTGACTGACCCCAATTTCACCttatttaaaagagaaaaatttAGATCTAGTACAGGACAGCAAAACGTCAGAATGAAACAGGAGTGTAAAACAAGACCTGAGTTTTTCCATTGCTCCTGAAATGGTGTATCACTCCAGCTGACAGATCAGCAAGAGAAGCCACGCGGCCGAGTTGAATCGTAAAACAGAAATCCAGGCTGCGCGTCTGCTGCAACTTAAAACTGCAAAATGGAGGCTAAAGTGAACTGAGTGAATTTCTGACGTGGCACAGTGAAGTTACGGGTCAGAAATGCAGGTGCTAAAACTCAAACGCTCCATAAAAGTCCTCCAATCAAACACTATATAAACATATTGTACATTATAACAAGTTAGATTACAGCCCAGGGTTTCCTTTGTACAAGTCTATACTCCTTTTAGCTCTCAAGGTCTGTACATCTtggttacaaaaaaacaaaacatgccaGTTTTAGGTATCTATgaacatacaaacaaaaagtTTAATTTAACTGAACAGTTTATCAACAGAGCCTAACTGTAGTGAATAACTCCAAGTGCTGTAATATGTAGCAGAGATGTAAGCTTTGTCTGCCAGAAACGAAAACTAATCCAGACTCAAATCAAAAAGCAACAGCATGATGACTGCGCTCCCCGTgccaaactgaaacaaaaagaGCGAGTTTGAATGAACAAATAATATAATACTGAAATATAATAATCAGCCAtaacattaaaaccacctgcTCAAAACGGTGCGGGCTGCACTCAGTGCTGCCAAAACAGATTTGACCTATCACGCCATAGGGGTAGGGGTGTCTCTGATGGCGCTGTGATGCTAGCAGCAGATTCTTTGGCTGCCTGTGTGTCCTGCTAAGATGTTTTCCTCATTGCCGTTTGTCCTGCTGTGCTCCAGTGTTTAGCTGGCCAAAGTAACTTTGACATGAACGCCAGGACCCCGAGGATTCAAACAACGCTGCTCTGTAATGAGATCATCGATATGATCCCGTTCACCTGTCAGTAGTTTTCATGTTGTGGCTGATGGGCTTACATAAAACAGATATTCATATGTTCACATGTGAAAGGAGTCCTCAGTGGCGCCTCATTTTGACTTTGCGCCCTGAACTCTCCTGCTCTTTGTCGTAGTCTTGGCCGCGTCTCCTGTAGTTCTCTGAGGTGACGCTGTGACGATGACGGGACAGTGAAGGACGTCTGTTCTCCTCTTTATCCATCTCCAGAACTCTCGGCCTGGTGGAGTCACATTTGGGTCATTCATCACATACACTTTCATTGCACAGAGTTGTTATTTTACAGCTTCCCTTTGCACCAACACACCTCACGTTTATTCTTGCAGAGTCACCACCTTTGACCTGAGCTCTGAGCCGTGACAAAATATTACAGCTTAGAGTTCTGCTTAAGTGCTGCAGAGTTTTCCAAGTGGATAGCGAGACCAGAGGCTAGTATCGTCCCTGACCTCAGTGGAAGATGCTTTTCTGTCACAGCAACTTAAAAAGCAAGATGTGACACCCTCTATATCTGACGTTGTTTACTTgaacttgttttctttttatttcttttctacaTGTTTAAACTTGAACAGACTGTATGATCAATACCACTCACTGGTGTTTACACACTTTATCTTGACCCAACATGGGATCACCTACTTTGCTGCGCAGCCTGTCATCCTGACAGttatcaattttttttctttggcagAAATaggtaaatgtttttgtttgtacatGTCACA
This sequence is a window from Oreochromis niloticus isolate F11D_XX linkage group LG6, O_niloticus_UMD_NMBU, whole genome shotgun sequence. Protein-coding genes within it:
- the mief2 gene encoding mitochondrial dynamics protein MID49 yields the protein MNFQSSRRRGEEGIAVVIDFLLSNARLVLGVGGAALLGIATLAVKRLIERAGRAADDEKVEQKMAESWEELSLVSPSPTLIRKGIEGVVMKHVAKATKQQKADLCQQPQMLDVQTKPESKSKRLQLCALTLQERLQQYYHTRAALSAQEVQRAQSVALDICTEIQGFLHSRHPDMPLGDMRLGGSLLDDLQVVSADHACLLVPLQLESSLWRLIPGEETLLTHPLHWMVRRINLEYFPKGRSYWDRYLVGGYLSAEAVVNMFSKAVMETVNWPSISSTLDCIVRPVLGGPDLRLEIRPGNAFEGAESDYQPLFVSMLPLLSEGDVVLTAQPELTSPWVNAWHLSLYPWETQRLAQLDAADNGYRKHTLKILKAVCRQNPALRPLKATPLANLILHLSDSESDWSETSLDVRFQQCITELIGYLEQGALHSYFKPAVNLLSGLSEDQVDQMGFMFYCAVSEPEILLI